AGATCAGATGGatggtgaaaaagaaaaatggctTGCTGCAATCAATACAACTTTTGGTCACATTGAAGGTATGCAAAACTGAGTAGAATTATTGATAATCATAGTACATACATGAATAAGCAACTTTTGCATAAGACAGATTCTCCTGGTTTCTTTTCTGTCCAATCAGATTCCtgttattaattttgttttttgtgtacTGTCCCAGAATGGTGCAATTGTCACTTGTCAAAGTGATTCCCAATATCCCAATTATTATCCTCTAATAAAAGTGCTGTAAGGAgaagttttaaattaaaaaaataagtaaaCCAAGTAGAGTTGACATCCAGTTAATGACCACCTTTGCTGGGTTACTACCCCTGGTCATGTAGGGTTAGGGTTACTGGATTAAGGGTATTTTAAAATGTGGGTGGTTAAGGGGTGAGTAAAATGTTGTCTTTTAATTTCTCTGGTGCATGGCAATAGTGCCAATTTTAGCTTTAGGTCAATGGAACAGAATATTTGTTTGATCTCCTTATTCTGATTTTTGTGAAATGCCGATGATGATATAATTGTTTCTCATCTGCGAACTGCAGGGGGCATTAGAACTTTGCTGACTGATAGGAATAAGTTGGTTATGACCGTTGGAGGTGCTACAGCAGTGGCTGCAGGGGTTTATTCAACTAGGTTTGTATGCTCTTCCTTTCGTTTCATTTCACCTATTTCAAGTTTTTTAAACAAGTATTCAGGTTGCAATTCCCTATGCATGCGATATTAATTTATTGCCCTATATATTCTTCTTGTGAAATTTTAACTTTATTAGGATGAAAATGAGTTTAATATTGTAGGAACAGAGTGTATAAGTCAATACGCTACTTTTATAACCTCCCCACTTAAACTGAGAAGGGAAAAAAGTGGATAGCCTGGAAAGTGCTACCCTTTTACTTGGTGTACTGAAGACCTAGTCTACACAGAGAAGGAGCCCTTTTTCATGCCATGAAACTCATTTAACCTTGTTAAAGACTAGATTTGATCCCACACCTCTTGTGGTACGCTTCTAACTAAACGGGTGGTACCTTCCGGACTTGTTACTGTATTTCTACTTCTGTAGTCTGCGGCTGAAGCTTTGCGTGGGGAAATCGACAATATCGTTTTTCCTTTAGACCCTTTTGAATGATTTGACTATAAGCAGAGTATTCATTACATAGGTTGATAGATAATAAGTTTTAATCTCTCTTAATTATGATGTCAAGTTTGTCATAATGCCTTTTTCTTTATTGATCTGATGGGCTTTTAATGGAATTATGGTATTGAGTTCTTCTTCCAATTTTAGTGATGATTGTATTGTTTAGTAGTGATGTGCCAACTAATTGCCTTTTAACTTTCTTTTTACAGAGAAGGTTCTAGAGTTATATGGGGATATGTCAACCGGCTGCTAGGGCAGCCATCTCTGATTCGAGAATCATCCATTGCAAGATTTCCAGGTTCAGAGATGATTTCTCTAGCAAAGAATAAAGTTTTAAATTACAGTACTGGATCTTCGCAAGGCAAGAATGGTCTTGCAAATATCATTCTCCATCCTTCGTTGCGGAGCAGAATAGAGCACCTTGCTCGAGCTACAGCAAACACTAAGGCTCACCAAGCCCCCTTTCGCAACATGATGTTTTATGGCCCCCCTGGCACTGGTAAAACCATGGTTGCAAGAGAAATAGCTCGAAAATCGGTATCACACTGATTCATAGCCGTAATAATTTGTTACCATTGATGCTCATTTATCTGTCTTACTCAACCTTTTATATGGTCTACCACCTAGCTGGTACTGCACCTGTGTCTTAGTGACTAGTTGTCGTGACCTTTGGTTTTTTGATGGGGAGATCTTTATAGGTCAAATGAATGGAACTTGTTTGAACAATTTGGAGATTCAGTTTGTTATCTGTTAAAATGGGATGTTTATTCtcatcaatttttgtttttgttttagaagTTGAATTACCTTGATACTAGGATCCAAGGTCCGATTACAAATTACCGTATGTTTGCACCCATatatgtgtttgtgtgtgtgtgtgtgtgtgtgtgagttatTCTGGGAAAAAAACTGTAAATTCTCAATATGAGTTTTTGATCCCTTTGAATACAGGGTTTGGATTATGCTATGATGACTGGAGGAGATGTTGCACCCTTGGGTGCACAGGCTGTTACTAAGATTCATCAGATATTTGATTGGgctaaaaaatcaaacaaaggTCTACTGCTTTTTATTGACGAGGCAGATGCTTTCCTATGCGAGTAAGTTCAGTTTTTTCCTTCAGTGGTTTATGGTTATATTTGTGTTGTACTTATTATTGTTATCAGAGCATCTGTTCATCTAAAACTTTTCTTTGACAAAATTTGGGAGTTAACGTCCATTAGTTTATATTTTTGGAGTCTACAACCGAGATGTTCATCGTCTccactcatatatatataagctcAGCCTCTTGTGAATTGTTTGATCCCTTGGCAGGCGAAACAGTACACACATGAGTGAAGCTCAACGTAGTGCTTTAAATGCATTGCTCTTCCGAACTGGAGACCAGTCAAGAGACATAGTTCTAGTACTTGCCACAAACAGGCCAGGAGATCTTGACGGCGCTATCACTGACCGGATGGATGAAGTGATTGAGTTCCCAATTCCTGGGGAGGAGGAACGATTCAAACTTTTGAAGCTCTATTTGAACAAATATCTTGGTGATGAAGGCGAAGGCTCCAAGTCAGGCATTTTCCTGAAGAAGAAACCACAAAAGATTGTGATAAAGGATGTGTCTGATGATCTGATTCGAGAGGCTGCACGTAAGACAGAAGGGTTCTCTGGCCGTGAGATAGCAAAACTCATGGCCAGCGTCCAAGCAGCTGTGTATGGACGCGAAGACTGTGTACTGGATTCGCAATTGTTGGAGGAAATTGTAGATTACAAAGTTACAGAACACCACCAAAGAATGAAACTAGCCGCTGAAGGTGGTCATCCGGCTTAGCTATAGATATGGAATTTTTTACCCCGGCTCAGTTGATAGAGAAGTAGGAATCCGGCATCTATTAAAATCCCATGCGGTAGAGATTTTTGACATGTGAACTTATTTTTTTGCATTCGCTGTATTGAAATATGTCATTTTAGTCACTAGTCTTTTAATTAGTTGAAGCATGTTTCCCAACAGAGTTAAACAGTACTCACTCTCTCATTTTCCTTCAAATCGATATAATTCATCCCCCAataagaaaaagataaataacaTTATGTTTAGACGaggaaattttaaaattttaagaaattttaaaatgatggaatttaaaattatgaaaattattATAGGCCTAATTTATTGAACAATATAAAGGAGAGAGGGGGCCGGCAGCACAAAGAGTGAGGTGCTGCAACAACAaattatttgtttaaatttttgattttttttggtttggctAATCTAAAAGAAtaacaaaatttaaattcaaaatttaatgtGTATCTAGAGTCATTAATATATATGTGAGAgacagtggcggagccagaatTTTGTAATAATGGGGTCATGATAAATAaacttttcaaaagaaaaaaaacttaatgaaTTAACCTACTTATAAGTATAAATACATGTGTCACTTAATACTACTGTCTAGTGctattcattttcacttctaAGTGAGAATTCTTAGGTTCTAATCTCATGAATAATGAGTTGACAACCAATTCATTCCCCCACCCTTTCGTATAAATATTTCGTTGTATtaaaaagattacaaaatatatGTAACCGGTTGCCTTGAGTCTTAGAATAATGTCATAAGGCTCACATTGTATGTCTTATGTTACAAATGCTCAATTATTAGATCAATTTAATCCActgaaaagaaaactaatacTCCATCATTCATACTGGTATGACAATGTAATCAAATTCAAGACTTAATAGAAGATAGTTGCTGAAACAATTAATGAGAGACGTAACTAAGTGAATTCTGTAATATTCTAATTGGCAAGCGAAAGATGAACATATGTAGTGCACAAACTAGTCAAACAAAGACCAACCCACATGAATAGGAAGTAAACTTTGTATCTCCAATCCAATGGATGAAGCCAAATTCCAAATGGATGATATGCAAAATATCTAGCACTGCTCCACCTACACCATCAAATTTGGTCTTCTTTGAACAAATTATATGGTCAAGACAACAAAATACAAGGAAGAGCATTGGGTTATTGGGGTTGTGAGCATACATTGCCCCTAGTGTAGCTCCGCTATTGGTGAGAGGTGACAATTAGGATATGTACTAGTGGAGGTGGTGCCAACGGTGACAGCGATGGTGATAatatgtggtggtggtggcggcagTAGTATGTCAACAACGATTATGATGGTAAATGGTGGTGGAGGCAATGGTGATGTTGGTGGAGGTGGCAACAACGATGGTGATGATGGCGGTTAGAGGTGGCAGCGGTAGCGGTGCTGATGGTGATGATAAGTGGTAATGGCGGCGATGGTGATGATGGTGGGTGATAGTGGCAATGACAGTGTCAGGGCCGGTGATGATGAGATAAGATGGTGGTGGCAGCGACATCGATGATAATGAtatttggtggtggtggcgttAGTATGACAACAACGTTTATGATGgtaagtggtggtggtggcaacaATGATGTTAGTGGAGGTGGCGGCAATGACgttgatgatggtggtggtgatgataGGTGGTAATGGCAGCAATGGTGGGTGGTGGTTGCAGTGACAATGTCGAGGCTGGTAATGATGgtatgtggtggtggtggtg
Above is a window of Malus sylvestris chromosome 15, drMalSylv7.2, whole genome shotgun sequence DNA encoding:
- the LOC126604807 gene encoding uncharacterized protein LOC126604807, coding for MVAASKLSSCIAMAVAAASMPALSNRTYADSPFRFNPFSYSSPSPPPPPSAAPADEIPNAKSEPQAEEPRGSGFDPEALERGAKALREINSSKLSKQVFSLMRSQEKSRLTELDAEKAHFEAIQAQNDLERSKNMAEEQLNILQQEAQAKAQMLRMEDEHARNRMKMDHEKQRQNNAEMLRMQEESNIRKEKARLATEAQNQEQQRQTEREKHELELKNIKAEAIAKAKGRAHEEKLNAELNRNMLIDQMDGEKEKWLAAINTTFGHIEGGIRTLLTDRNKLVMTVGGATAVAAGVYSTREGSRVIWGYVNRLLGQPSLIRESSIARFPGSEMISLAKNKVLNYSTGSSQGKNGLANIILHPSLRSRIEHLARATANTKAHQAPFRNMMFYGPPGTGKTMVAREIARKSGLDYAMMTGGDVAPLGAQAVTKIHQIFDWAKKSNKGLLLFIDEADAFLCERNSTHMSEAQRSALNALLFRTGDQSRDIVLVLATNRPGDLDGAITDRMDEVIEFPIPGEEERFKLLKLYLNKYLGDEGEGSKSGIFLKKKPQKIVIKDVSDDLIREAARKTEGFSGREIAKLMASVQAAVYGREDCVLDSQLLEEIVDYKVTEHHQRMKLAAEGGHPA